TTTCTTTAGGCCCTATAGCACATATTTTAGCGACCCGTTTTCCTCTCCTTGTAACGGCTATTTCTTCCCCGGCCTTTATCTGATTTAGAATCCTGCTAAAGTTTTTTTGGATTTCTCCTACAGTTGCCGTCTTCATTTGCATTTCCCCCTTCTTATTTTTTACGCATATTTTATGCGTAAAATTTTAATTGTCAAGCTTTTCTAAGACACATTAAATGGATTGCAGATCAGTGCTTTTCTCGCATAAT
This genomic interval from Deltaproteobacteria bacterium contains the following:
- a CDS encoding type II toxin-antitoxin system Phd/YefM family antitoxin; translated protein: MKTATVGEIQKNFSRILNQIKAGEEIAVTRRGKRVAKICAIGPKE